A genomic segment from Juglans regia cultivar Chandler chromosome 14, Walnut 2.0, whole genome shotgun sequence encodes:
- the LOC108979914 gene encoding 40S ribosomal protein S17-3-like, with product MGRVRTKTVKKSSRQVIERYYSKMTLDFHTNKKILEEVAIIPSKRLRNKIAGFSTHLMKRIQKGPVRGISLKLQEEERERRMDFVPDESAIKTDEIKVDKETLDMLAALGMSDIPGLVEAELQPVIPAQVFGRGAGGAGGPRRY from the coding sequence ATGGGTCGTGTTCGGACCAAGACTGTGAAGAAGTCCTCTCGCCAGGTGATTGAGAGGTACTACTCAAAGATGACCTTGGACTTCCACACAAACAAAAAGATCTTGGAGGAGGTTGCGATCATTCCCTCGAAGCGTCTTCGTAACAAGATTGCTGGCTTCTCTACCCACCTGATGAAGCGGATTCAGAAGGGCCCAGTTCGTGGCATCTCACTGAAGCTGCAAGAAGAAGAGCGTGAGCGTCGTATGGACTTTGTGCCCGATGAATCTGCTATCAAGACTGATGAAATTAAGGTTGATAAGGAGACACTTGACATGCTTGCTGCTCTTGGCATGTCTGATATCCCCGGGCTTGTCGAAGCTGAACTACAGCCTGTTATTCCTGCACAAGTGTTTGGTCGTGGTGCAGGTGGTGCTGGTGGACCTAGGAGGTACTGA